Proteins from a genomic interval of Mycobacterium conspicuum:
- a CDS encoding NAD(P)-dependent oxidoreductase, which yields MEIGFIGLGNMGFPMARRLVQGDHQVVVFDTRAEAVERMVALGAQSAASSKEVADRVETVMVSLPTPQVSLEVATGAGGVIEGSRVKRYVDLSTVGSQMAVRIHDLLAQRNITRIDCPVSGGAGGAEKGALAVMASGPRDEFDRVRSALEQLGRPFFIGEQPGSAQTMKLANNILAANVLAATSEVVVMGVKAGLDPGVMIEVLNAGSGGTSASRDKFPRAILPRSFDYGFATGLMVKDVHLYLDEAKALGVPIDVAETISRLWDIAARDEGPDSDFTSVIKPLEKAAGVVVGANAQPRGNLQSSGSGATDK from the coding sequence GTGGAGATCGGATTTATTGGCCTGGGCAACATGGGTTTTCCCATGGCACGGCGCCTCGTCCAGGGCGATCACCAGGTCGTCGTGTTCGACACGCGCGCCGAAGCGGTCGAGCGCATGGTCGCCCTCGGGGCGCAGTCCGCGGCGTCGTCCAAAGAAGTCGCCGATCGCGTCGAAACGGTCATGGTCAGCCTGCCGACGCCGCAGGTGTCGCTAGAGGTGGCAACCGGGGCCGGCGGCGTGATCGAGGGGTCGCGGGTCAAGCGCTACGTCGACCTATCCACCGTCGGCAGCCAGATGGCGGTGCGAATCCATGACCTTCTTGCCCAGCGGAACATCACCCGAATCGACTGCCCGGTCAGCGGCGGGGCCGGCGGAGCGGAAAAGGGAGCGCTCGCGGTGATGGCGTCCGGCCCACGCGACGAATTCGACCGGGTCCGCAGCGCACTCGAGCAGTTGGGCCGGCCATTCTTCATCGGCGAACAGCCCGGTTCCGCGCAGACGATGAAGCTCGCCAACAACATCCTGGCGGCCAACGTCCTGGCGGCGACGTCGGAGGTCGTCGTGATGGGCGTCAAGGCCGGGTTGGACCCCGGCGTGATGATCGAGGTCCTCAACGCCGGCTCGGGCGGCACGAGCGCCAGCCGCGACAAGTTCCCGCGGGCAATCCTGCCGCGCAGTTTCGATTACGGGTTCGCCACCGGATTGATGGTCAAGGATGTGCACCTCTACCTCGACGAAGCCAAGGCGCTCGGGGTTCCCATCGACGTCGCCGAAACGATCAGCCGACTCTGGGACATCGCCGCGCGCGACGAAGGCCCCGATTCCGATTTCACGTCGGTGATCAAGCCGCTGGAAAAGGCCGCGGGGGTGGTCGTGGGTGCCAATGCCCAACCCCGGGGCAATCTGCAGTCCAGCGGCAGCGGCGCCACCGACAAGTAG
- a CDS encoding amidohydrolase family protein produces MIEHADGTRTPVIDASVHIFFGSNKDLRSTLREPFKSRGFPDYEMDWYGAPGGEYAPGTEGPDRQYPGSDPEFVAQELFSKRGVDVAVLHPMGRGIMPDRHLGSALHAAHNEMMVSRWLEHEQFGDRFRGTIRINPDDIPGALREIEKWRAHPRVVQIGVPLQSRELYGKPQFWPLWEAAMDAGLPVAAHIEVGNGIMFPPTPSGNTRTYEQYVSFMALNYIYHQMNMIAEGVFERFDGLKFVWADGAADFITPFIWRMDTFGRPHLEQTPWAPRIPSDYLPEHVYFVQGSLDGPGDVEFAGEWFGFTGKQDMVMFGSSYPHWQFGDVTKLPRALSAEQREKICWRNAAQLYGIDIPAGVGAQ; encoded by the coding sequence GTGATCGAACACGCTGACGGAACCCGCACGCCCGTCATCGACGCGAGCGTGCACATCTTCTTCGGGTCCAACAAGGACCTGCGGTCCACGCTGCGTGAGCCGTTCAAGAGCCGCGGTTTCCCCGACTATGAGATGGACTGGTACGGAGCACCGGGCGGCGAGTACGCACCCGGGACCGAGGGGCCGGACCGCCAGTACCCGGGTTCGGACCCGGAATTCGTTGCCCAGGAACTGTTTTCGAAACGCGGGGTCGACGTGGCGGTCCTGCACCCGATGGGCCGCGGCATCATGCCGGACCGGCATCTGGGCAGCGCGCTGCACGCCGCGCACAACGAGATGATGGTGTCACGCTGGCTCGAGCACGAGCAGTTCGGCGACCGATTCCGCGGCACCATCCGGATCAATCCCGACGACATCCCCGGCGCGCTGCGGGAGATCGAGAAGTGGCGCGCACACCCACGCGTGGTCCAGATCGGCGTTCCGCTGCAATCCCGCGAGCTCTACGGCAAGCCGCAGTTTTGGCCGCTGTGGGAGGCCGCGATGGACGCAGGCCTCCCGGTGGCCGCGCACATCGAAGTTGGCAACGGGATCATGTTTCCGCCGACGCCGTCCGGGAACACCCGCACCTACGAGCAATACGTCAGCTTCATGGCGCTCAACTACATCTATCACCAGATGAACATGATCGCCGAAGGAGTGTTCGAGCGGTTCGACGGCCTGAAATTCGTCTGGGCCGACGGAGCAGCGGATTTCATCACGCCGTTCATCTGGCGGATGGACACGTTCGGCCGCCCGCACCTGGAGCAGACGCCGTGGGCGCCGCGCATCCCGAGTGACTACCTGCCGGAGCACGTGTATTTCGTCCAGGGCAGCCTCGACGGTCCCGGAGACGTCGAGTTCGCGGGCGAATGGTTCGGCTTCACCGGCAAGCAAGACATGGTGATGTTCGGTTCCAGCTATCCGCACTGGCAGTTCGGCGATGTCACGAAGCTGCCTCGGGCGCTGTCGGCCGAACAGCGCGAAAAAATTTGCTGGCGCAACGCGGCGCAGCTGTATGGCATAGACATCCCCGCCGGCGTGGGCGCACAGTAG
- a CDS encoding amidohydrolase family protein — MTLTHSQERVPAAERIAVRCVDSDVHPAPKRGELVPYIPEPWRSKYFANRKVGELIYYDAPDYAHSYAMRVDSFPANGEFPCSDPDMAFRQLIMEAGSDIAILEPAAYPTRLPEAQHAMSCALNDWQANHWLDSHNNWHERWRGSICLAIEEPEASVREIERWAGHPFMAQILIKAEPKPSWGHPKYDPIWAAATKHDITVSCHLSRSQYDELPIPPVGFPSYNHDFMVTYSLLAANQVMSLIFDGVFDRFPTLRIVFVEHAFSWILPLMWRMDAIYEARKSWVDIKRKPSDYVKDHIKFTTQPLDYPEDKTELTRALEWMECEKILLFSSDYPHWTFDDPRWLVKHLPKHARDAVMYKNGIATYHLPETVPVLEGQVRVL, encoded by the coding sequence ATGACGTTGACCCATTCGCAGGAGCGGGTTCCCGCTGCCGAGCGCATAGCCGTCCGGTGCGTCGACTCGGATGTCCACCCGGCGCCCAAACGCGGCGAGCTGGTCCCCTACATCCCCGAGCCGTGGCGCAGCAAATACTTCGCCAACCGTAAGGTCGGTGAGCTGATCTACTACGACGCTCCCGACTACGCGCACAGCTATGCGATGCGCGTCGATTCCTTCCCGGCCAACGGCGAATTCCCCTGCAGTGACCCGGATATGGCATTCCGCCAGCTGATCATGGAGGCGGGCTCCGACATCGCGATCCTGGAGCCTGCCGCCTACCCCACCCGCCTGCCCGAGGCGCAGCACGCGATGTCGTGCGCGTTGAACGACTGGCAGGCCAATCACTGGCTGGACAGCCACAACAACTGGCACGAACGGTGGCGCGGTTCGATCTGCCTGGCCATCGAGGAGCCCGAAGCATCCGTGCGCGAAATCGAGCGCTGGGCCGGGCACCCCTTCATGGCGCAGATCCTGATCAAGGCGGAGCCGAAGCCGTCGTGGGGGCACCCCAAGTACGACCCGATCTGGGCGGCCGCCACCAAGCACGACATCACGGTCAGCTGCCACCTGTCGCGCAGCCAGTACGACGAGCTACCGATCCCGCCCGTCGGATTCCCGAGCTACAACCACGACTTCATGGTGACCTACTCGCTGCTGGCCGCCAATCAGGTGATGAGCCTGATCTTCGACGGCGTCTTCGACCGCTTCCCGACGCTGCGGATCGTGTTCGTCGAGCACGCATTCAGCTGGATCTTGCCGCTGATGTGGCGGATGGATGCGATCTACGAAGCCCGCAAGTCGTGGGTGGACATCAAGCGCAAGCCATCCGACTACGTCAAGGACCACATCAAGTTCACCACCCAGCCGCTGGACTACCCGGAAGACAAGACCGAGCTGACCCGTGCCCTGGAATGGATGGAATGCGAGAAGATCCTGCTGTTCTCGTCGGACTATCCGCACTGGACGTTCGACGACCCGCGCTGGCTGGTCAAGCACCTGCCCAAGCACGCCCGGGATGCGGTGATGTACAAGAACGGCATCGCGACCTATCACCTGCCCGAGACCGTTCCGGTTCTCGAGGGCCAAGTTCGGGTGCTCTGA
- a CDS encoding Rieske (2Fe-2S) protein, which produces MSEEVKRPEPRLAQGREHVVATVDEIPPGKHKLVPIGRHGVGVYNVNGSFYAIANYCPHQGGPLCSGRARGRTIVDETAPGDSVMVRDLEYIYCPWHQWGFELATGTTAVKPEWSIRTYPVRVVGNDVLVQA; this is translated from the coding sequence TTGAGCGAAGAAGTTAAGCGGCCCGAGCCACGTCTCGCCCAGGGCCGCGAGCATGTTGTTGCGACGGTGGACGAAATCCCGCCGGGCAAGCACAAACTGGTGCCGATCGGACGTCACGGCGTCGGCGTCTACAACGTCAACGGCAGCTTCTACGCGATCGCGAATTACTGCCCCCACCAGGGCGGTCCGCTGTGCTCAGGGCGGGCCAGAGGACGCACGATCGTCGACGAGACCGCCCCCGGTGACTCGGTCATGGTGCGCGACCTGGAATACATTTATTGTCCTTGGCACCAATGGGGTTTCGAGCTGGCCACGGGTACCACCGCGGTCAAGCCCGAATGGAGTATCCGTACCTATCCGGTGCGCGTCGTCGGCAACGACGTTCTGGTGCAGGCCTAA
- a CDS encoding alpha/beta fold hydrolase — MPSIEINGGNVVYEILGDSGDLIALTPGGRFSKEIEGLRPLADALAAGGYRVLLWDRPNCGASDVQFYGQSESHMRAETLHKLVTGLGFERCILAGGSGGARDSMLTTMLYPEMVTKLVVWNIVGGIYGTFVLGSFYIVPSILAVRGTGMDGVINVTEWKERIAENPANKQRFLDFDSDEFLKVMLRWLNAFVSKPGQTIPGVEDEMFDRIKVPTLIIRGGENDMDHPKRTSLEVSCLIKGSKLIDPPWPEDAWERASEDRAAGRVKHFNMFDTWVQAAPAILDFLGS, encoded by the coding sequence GTGCCTTCAATTGAGATCAACGGGGGAAATGTCGTCTACGAAATCCTCGGTGACTCAGGTGATCTCATTGCCCTGACGCCGGGCGGCCGGTTCAGCAAGGAAATCGAGGGGTTGCGCCCGCTGGCCGACGCGCTGGCCGCCGGCGGCTACCGCGTGCTGCTGTGGGATCGGCCCAATTGCGGTGCCTCCGACGTTCAGTTCTACGGGCAAAGCGAATCGCACATGCGCGCCGAGACCTTGCACAAGCTGGTCACCGGGCTGGGTTTCGAGCGCTGCATCCTCGCCGGGGGATCAGGTGGGGCAAGGGATTCCATGCTGACCACGATGCTCTACCCCGAGATGGTCACCAAGCTGGTGGTGTGGAACATCGTCGGCGGCATCTACGGCACCTTCGTGCTCGGCTCCTTCTACATCGTGCCCAGCATTCTCGCGGTGCGCGGTACCGGCATGGACGGCGTGATCAACGTGACCGAGTGGAAAGAGCGCATCGCCGAGAACCCGGCCAACAAGCAGCGGTTCCTCGACTTCGACTCCGACGAGTTCCTCAAGGTCATGCTGCGCTGGCTGAACGCGTTCGTTTCCAAGCCGGGACAGACGATTCCGGGTGTCGAGGACGAGATGTTCGACCGGATCAAGGTTCCTACGTTGATCATTCGCGGCGGCGAGAACGACATGGATCACCCCAAACGGACATCGCTGGAAGTCAGCTGCCTGATCAAGGGCTCGAAGCTCATCGACCCGCCCTGGCCCGAGGACGCGTGGGAGCGGGCGTCCGAAGACCGCGCGGCGGGCCGGGTCAAGCACTTCAACATGTTCGACACCTGGGTGCAGGCGGCGCCCGCGATCCTCGACTTCCTGGGGAGCTGA
- a CDS encoding NADH-ubiquinone oxidoreductase-F iron-sulfur binding region domain-containing protein, protein METTQASTIRIATSPGCEPRMLDEHHAQGREELAAYRALDGYQPLSGADELLTEVDASGLVGRGGAAFPLAVKLRAVRENGRIAGGTTVIANGEEGEPASIKDRWLLRNRPHLILDGLRLAAAVVEAKHVYVYVSDADAARSIEAALSELDALPLGGVTVEVRMVEPGYVAGEETAAVRALNGGPAKPTDKPPRPFEEGVGGLPTLVSNVETLANLPYLQRHGAAAFRSQGTSLSPGTFLATITGAGRPPVLYELPHGLPFTELLALHGVSSGEVRGALMGGYFAGLLNERVLRTTLDHETFRGLGSGLGCGAISVLTDDCPVAVAASVLAYFDRENAGQCGSCFNGTAAMAAVAGALRDNVATTEDLDRLRRWSVVLRGRGACATLDAATNVAATLLDQFPDEVRRHLGGSCRSCATGAFRADRPYQAEPLRSA, encoded by the coding sequence ATGGAAACCACTCAAGCTTCGACTATCCGGATCGCCACCTCGCCCGGATGCGAACCCAGGATGCTGGACGAGCACCACGCGCAAGGACGCGAGGAGCTCGCGGCGTATCGCGCGCTCGACGGTTATCAGCCACTCTCCGGCGCTGACGAACTGTTGACCGAGGTCGACGCCAGCGGACTGGTCGGCCGCGGCGGTGCCGCCTTCCCACTCGCGGTGAAGCTGCGCGCGGTCCGAGAGAACGGCCGGATCGCCGGGGGCACCACCGTCATCGCCAATGGCGAAGAGGGAGAGCCGGCTTCGATCAAGGACCGTTGGCTGCTGCGCAACCGGCCGCACCTGATTTTGGACGGACTGCGGTTGGCCGCGGCGGTCGTCGAAGCCAAGCACGTCTACGTCTACGTGTCCGACGCGGACGCGGCGCGCAGCATCGAGGCCGCGCTGAGCGAACTCGATGCCCTCCCGCTTGGCGGGGTCACCGTCGAGGTCCGCATGGTGGAGCCGGGATACGTGGCCGGTGAAGAGACCGCGGCGGTGCGCGCGCTCAACGGCGGCCCGGCCAAGCCGACCGATAAGCCGCCCCGCCCGTTCGAAGAAGGCGTCGGCGGGCTGCCCACCCTGGTGAGCAACGTCGAAACCCTGGCCAATCTGCCTTACCTGCAACGCCACGGCGCCGCGGCGTTCCGCTCGCAGGGCACATCGCTGTCGCCGGGCACGTTCCTTGCGACCATCACCGGAGCCGGTCGACCCCCTGTTCTCTACGAGCTTCCGCACGGCTTGCCGTTCACCGAACTGCTTGCCCTGCACGGTGTTTCGTCCGGCGAGGTCCGGGGCGCGCTGATGGGCGGCTACTTCGCCGGGCTGCTCAACGAGCGGGTCCTGCGGACCACCCTGGACCATGAGACCTTCCGCGGACTCGGCAGCGGCCTGGGCTGCGGGGCCATTTCGGTGCTCACCGACGACTGCCCCGTCGCGGTCGCGGCGTCGGTGCTGGCCTACTTCGACCGGGAAAACGCCGGCCAGTGCGGCTCGTGTTTCAACGGGACGGCGGCGATGGCCGCCGTGGCCGGGGCGCTACGCGACAACGTGGCAACGACCGAGGACCTGGACCGGTTGCGCCGCTGGTCGGTGGTGCTGCGTGGGCGCGGCGCCTGCGCGACACTGGACGCCGCCACCAACGTCGCGGCGACCCTGCTCGACCAGTTCCCGGACGAGGTGAGGCGCCATCTCGGCGGCAGCTGCCGATCCTGCGCCACCGGCGCGTTCCGCGCAGACCGTCCCTACCAGGCCGAGCCGCTGAGGTCAGCATGA
- a CDS encoding ferredoxin — protein MKIRLDRTVCDGFGLCAKHAPSYFSLDDWGYASLTGDGTVADEDRDAVMRALLDCPVHAITVRGERIPQAAHPFSASAEDPAENLNTESSEAEWGFTR, from the coding sequence ATGAAAATTCGTCTCGACCGCACCGTTTGCGACGGCTTCGGCCTGTGCGCCAAGCACGCCCCAAGTTACTTCTCGCTGGACGACTGGGGATACGCCTCTCTGACCGGCGACGGCACGGTGGCCGACGAAGACCGCGACGCCGTCATGCGGGCGTTGCTGGACTGCCCGGTCCACGCCATCACCGTCCGCGGTGAGCGCATACCCCAAGCCGCACACCCGTTTTCGGCGAGCGCCGAAGATCCGGCCGAGAACCTGAACACCGAGTCCAGCGAAGCCGAGTGGGGCTTCACCCGTTGA
- a CDS encoding acyl-CoA dehydrogenase family protein, whose amino-acid sequence MQLTFDTEVEAFRAEFVGFLAEHLPTEAQAAERPSSTSGVPEWSRRWQRLQFDHGWLLPGNPPEFGGRNANILQQFVHREELSRRRIYHCFNPQGVGIIAASLLSFGTDEQKRRWAVPILRAEMTASLGMSEPDAGSDLAGLRTTAELVGDHFVVNGQKVWTSGAHDADVLLTFVRTDSTVPKHKGISALLIRTDTPGVVCRPFASVYDRDDLDFNEVFFTDVHVPAENLVGPLHGGWQVANGSLGHERTLMWMAFANRLEQLLEDYRPADEVNRDHYATIVMDYYALRLLGSAALGRASRGDVDVAGLSVLKVLGSEAEQSALRHALDAAGLDGLRDHALTAPYNPYAPNLFTASWFARYNSSYAGTIAGGTSEIQRNIIAQRVLGLPSR is encoded by the coding sequence GTGCAACTCACCTTTGACACCGAGGTAGAGGCCTTCCGCGCGGAGTTCGTCGGCTTTCTGGCCGAACACCTTCCGACCGAGGCGCAGGCCGCCGAGCGGCCCTCATCGACGTCGGGCGTACCGGAATGGTCGCGCCGCTGGCAGCGACTCCAGTTCGACCATGGCTGGCTGCTGCCCGGCAACCCACCCGAATTCGGCGGGCGCAACGCCAACATCCTGCAGCAGTTCGTGCACCGCGAGGAGCTGTCGCGGCGCCGGATCTATCACTGCTTTAATCCCCAGGGCGTCGGCATCATCGCGGCGTCGCTGCTGTCCTTCGGGACCGACGAACAGAAGCGGCGCTGGGCCGTGCCGATCCTGCGCGCAGAGATGACCGCGTCACTGGGCATGAGCGAACCCGACGCCGGCTCCGATCTGGCCGGGCTGCGGACCACCGCCGAGCTGGTCGGTGATCACTTCGTGGTCAACGGGCAGAAGGTCTGGACCTCCGGCGCTCACGACGCCGACGTCCTGCTCACCTTCGTGCGCACCGACTCAACTGTCCCCAAGCACAAGGGAATCAGCGCGCTGCTCATCCGCACCGATACGCCCGGGGTGGTGTGTCGGCCCTTCGCCTCGGTGTACGACCGCGACGATCTCGACTTCAACGAGGTGTTCTTCACCGACGTGCACGTACCCGCGGAAAACCTAGTCGGGCCGCTCCACGGGGGGTGGCAGGTCGCCAACGGCTCGCTCGGCCACGAACGCACCCTGATGTGGATGGCGTTCGCCAACCGGCTCGAGCAGCTGCTCGAGGACTACCGGCCGGCGGACGAGGTGAATCGAGACCACTACGCCACCATCGTGATGGACTACTACGCGCTGCGCCTGCTTGGCTCGGCCGCGCTGGGCCGGGCGTCCCGCGGCGACGTCGATGTCGCGGGCTTATCGGTGCTCAAGGTCCTCGGCTCGGAAGCCGAACAAAGCGCACTCAGACACGCCCTGGACGCGGCGGGACTCGACGGCCTGCGAGACCACGCGCTGACCGCCCCGTACAACCCTTATGCGCCAAACCTTTTCACCGCCAGCTGGTTCGCCCGCTACAACAGCAGCTACGCCGGCACGATCGCGGGCGGCACCTCCGAGATTCAGCGCAACATCATCGCGCAGCGAGTGCTCGGCCTACCCTCACGCTGA
- a CDS encoding LLM class F420-dependent oxidoreductase, producing the protein MRVGLMVGSDKERARADRLSGLIADGAAAETAGFTAFWMPQVPGYLDAMTAVTLIGQATGRIEIGTAVVPIQTRHPLIMAQQALTTQAACGGRFTLGIGPSHHWIVDGQLGLPYDRPARLLGDYLEVLRASFAGPGTVDVDNGSYRVHSPVDVTDAVDMPILLSALGPAMLRLAGERAGGTILWMADERAIGDHVVPRITAAATQAGRPAPRIVAGVPVALCSNSEADVAREYASEVLGHADFSPNYVRLLEHGDAEDVGDTMAAGDESAILARLRRYRDAGVTDLAARIVPLGKDATQRSESRRRTLAFLSSLCPAL; encoded by the coding sequence ATGCGGGTCGGTTTGATGGTGGGCTCCGACAAGGAGCGCGCGCGTGCCGACCGTCTGAGCGGGCTGATCGCCGACGGTGCCGCGGCCGAAACCGCGGGCTTCACCGCCTTTTGGATGCCGCAGGTTCCCGGCTACCTGGACGCGATGACCGCCGTGACGCTGATCGGGCAGGCCACCGGGCGCATCGAAATCGGCACGGCGGTGGTCCCGATCCAGACCCGCCATCCGCTCATCATGGCCCAACAAGCGCTCACCACGCAGGCCGCCTGCGGCGGGCGGTTCACGCTCGGTATCGGCCCGTCGCATCATTGGATCGTCGACGGCCAACTCGGACTGCCCTACGATCGCCCCGCGCGACTGCTCGGCGACTACCTCGAGGTGCTGCGCGCGTCGTTCGCCGGACCGGGCACCGTCGACGTCGACAACGGCAGCTACCGCGTGCACTCGCCGGTGGATGTCACCGACGCCGTCGACATGCCAATCTTGTTGTCCGCCTTGGGCCCGGCAATGCTGCGGCTCGCGGGCGAGCGGGCCGGCGGCACCATTCTCTGGATGGCGGACGAGCGGGCGATCGGCGACCATGTCGTCCCGCGGATCACCGCGGCGGCCACCCAGGCCGGCCGGCCCGCGCCGCGCATCGTCGCCGGTGTTCCCGTCGCCCTGTGCTCGAATAGCGAGGCGGACGTGGCCCGCGAATACGCCAGCGAGGTTCTCGGGCACGCGGACTTCTCGCCGAACTATGTGCGCCTGCTCGAGCACGGTGACGCCGAGGATGTCGGCGACACCATGGCGGCGGGCGACGAGTCGGCCATCCTGGCCCGGCTGCGCCGCTACCGCGACGCGGGTGTCACCGATCTCGCGGCGCGAATCGTCCCGCTGGGCAAGGACGCAACGCAACGCAGCGAATCGCGGCGCCGGACTTTAGCGTTTCTGTCGTCGCTGTGCCCCGCGTTGTAA
- a CDS encoding NAD-dependent epimerase/dehydratase family protein: protein MLEAEKILITGATGKIAFPIARALAAKNEVWGAARLKDPAARQRLADAGITPVALDVSAGDFSALPDDFTYVFHAAVDTGVNDWSRCVETNAQMSGELLYHSRSAKGFVFCSTGSIYAYQGQRPLTESDPPGVPLRANYSISKVAAEAVCTWIAKRHRIPLTIIRICSTYGPEGGAPADRLEMMLAGKPIRLHPDKPNNYNPIYEDDYVNLGIRAMEVAATPPVVVNWAGSETVSVEDYCTFMGELVGVEPIFEYTPRAHTPLWPDVTHMHEVLGPTKVPWREGFRRMIEARHPELSLRRP from the coding sequence TTGCTCGAGGCAGAGAAGATCCTGATCACGGGGGCGACGGGCAAGATTGCGTTTCCCATTGCGCGGGCACTGGCGGCCAAGAACGAGGTTTGGGGCGCCGCGCGGTTGAAGGATCCCGCCGCCCGGCAGAGGCTTGCCGACGCCGGCATCACGCCGGTCGCGCTCGACGTCAGCGCGGGCGACTTCTCAGCTCTGCCCGACGATTTCACGTACGTCTTCCACGCGGCCGTGGACACCGGCGTGAACGATTGGAGTCGTTGCGTCGAAACCAATGCGCAGATGTCTGGCGAGCTGCTCTATCACAGCCGATCCGCTAAGGGTTTCGTCTTCTGCTCAACCGGCTCGATCTACGCCTACCAGGGCCAGCGCCCGTTGACCGAGTCCGATCCGCCGGGTGTCCCGTTGCGGGCGAACTACAGCATCTCCAAGGTCGCGGCCGAGGCGGTGTGCACGTGGATCGCCAAGCGCCATCGGATTCCGCTGACGATCATCCGAATCTGTTCCACCTACGGGCCGGAGGGCGGAGCGCCCGCCGATCGTCTGGAGATGATGTTGGCGGGCAAGCCAATTCGGCTGCACCCCGACAAACCGAACAACTACAACCCCATCTACGAGGATGACTACGTGAACCTTGGCATCCGCGCCATGGAGGTCGCCGCGACGCCGCCGGTCGTGGTGAACTGGGCCGGCAGCGAGACGGTCAGCGTCGAGGACTACTGCACGTTCATGGGTGAATTGGTCGGTGTCGAGCCGATATTCGAATACACGCCCAGGGCGCACACCCCGCTGTGGCCGGACGTCACCCACATGCACGAGGTCCTCGGCCCCACGAAAGTGCCCTGGCGCGAGGGCTTTCGACGGATGATCGAAGCCCGGCACCCCGAACTTTCACTGCGGCGGCCGTGA